The following are encoded together in the Pseudomonas maumuensis genome:
- a CDS encoding OmpA family protein, with the protein MTKLFSVLRFPLFTLLLALFALTGCQSVPPKGLTPEQVAVLKREGFAPTDDGWAFDLSGKVLFGSDLDSLNSQSESIVERIGKALLSVDIQRVRIDGHADASGKAAYNQQLSERRAQSVAKALAGIGMQPQNIQTRGMGSSQPVADNRTAAGRMENRRVSIVVGSE; encoded by the coding sequence GTGACCAAGCTTTTTTCCGTACTGCGTTTCCCGTTATTCACCCTGCTGCTGGCGCTGTTCGCCCTCACCGGCTGCCAGAGCGTGCCGCCCAAGGGGCTGACACCCGAGCAGGTCGCCGTGCTCAAGCGCGAGGGCTTCGCCCCGACCGATGACGGCTGGGCGTTCGACCTGTCCGGCAAGGTGCTGTTCGGCAGCGACCTGGACAGCCTTAACAGCCAGAGCGAGTCGATCGTCGAGCGCATCGGCAAGGCGTTGCTGTCGGTGGATATCCAGCGCGTGCGCATCGACGGCCATGCCGACGCCTCGGGCAAGGCCGCCTACAACCAGCAGTTGTCCGAGCGCCGCGCGCAGAGCGTGGCAAAGGCCTTGGCCGGCATCGGCATGCAGCCGCAGAACATCCAGACCCGCGGCATGGGCAGCAGCCAGCCGGTGGCAGACAACCGCACCGCCGCAGGGCGCATGGAGAATCGCCGGGTGTCGATCGTGGTGGGGTCGGAGTGA
- a CDS encoding LysR family transcriptional regulator: MQKDLTSLSALNWDDLKFFLEVARTRKASSAAKRLAVDYTTVSRRIGSLEGALGTLLFEKSRTNGFVLTAEGQRLLGYAESIESTLHMACEQVSGSGVALSGHVRMGCTEGFGSFFVTPQLSHFVDAWPAISVDILPLPHFISLSKREADIVIALERPEHGPYVCCKLCDYRLRLYATQDYLDNHEPIREIADLGRHPFISYVDDLAFSSELLYLANLIPNANAHLRSTSVIAQYTAALQGRGLAILPCFLAAQDPRLVTVLPEQIEVTRQFWMYCREDLRKLKRITLLWDYIREVTEANAPLLMGETREMKFARD; the protein is encoded by the coding sequence ATGCAAAAAGACCTCACCTCCCTGAGCGCGCTGAACTGGGACGACCTCAAGTTCTTTCTTGAGGTAGCGCGCACCCGCAAGGCCAGCAGTGCGGCCAAGCGCCTGGCCGTGGACTACACCACGGTGTCGCGGCGCATCGGTTCACTGGAAGGGGCGCTGGGCACTTTGCTGTTCGAGAAATCGCGGACCAACGGCTTCGTCCTCACCGCCGAGGGCCAGCGTCTGCTGGGTTATGCCGAGTCGATCGAGAGCACCCTGCACATGGCTTGCGAGCAAGTCTCGGGCTCGGGCGTGGCGTTGTCGGGGCATGTGCGCATGGGCTGCACCGAAGGCTTCGGCAGCTTCTTCGTCACCCCGCAGCTGAGCCACTTCGTCGATGCCTGGCCGGCGATTTCGGTGGACATCCTGCCGCTGCCGCACTTCATCAGCCTGTCCAAGCGCGAAGCCGATATCGTCATCGCCCTGGAGCGCCCGGAACATGGGCCTTACGTGTGCTGCAAGCTGTGCGACTACCGCCTGCGCCTGTATGCCACCCAGGACTACCTGGACAACCATGAACCCATCCGCGAGATCGCCGACCTGGGGCGCCACCCGTTCATCAGCTACGTGGACGACCTGGCCTTCAGTTCGGAGCTGCTGTACCTGGCCAACCTGATCCCCAACGCCAACGCGCACCTGCGCAGCACCAGCGTGATCGCCCAGTACACGGCGGCGTTGCAGGGGCGTGGGCTGGCGATCCTGCCGTGCTTCCTGGCGGCGCAGGACCCACGGCTGGTGACGGTGCTGCCGGAGCAGATCGAGGTGACGCGGCAGTTCTGGATGTACTGCCGGGAGGACCTGCGCAAGTTGAAGCGGATCACCCTGCTGTGGGATTACATCCGCGAGGTGACCGAGGCCAATGCGCCGTTGTTGATGGGGGAGACGCGGGAGATGAAGTTCGCTCGGGATTGA
- a CDS encoding CoA-acylating methylmalonate-semialdehyde dehydrogenase, translated as MNAPQTPDQTKVEQVKLLIDGQWVESKTTEWRDIVNPATQQVLARVPFATVEEVNAAVAAAERAFKTWRDTPIGARMRIMLKLQALIREHSKRIAVTLSAEQGKTIADAEGDIFRGLEVVEHAASIGTLQMGEFAENVAGGVDTYTLRQPIGVCAGITPFNFPAMIPLWMFPMAIVCGNTFVLKPSEQDPLSTMMLVELALEAGVPAGVLNVVHGGKQVVDGICTHPDIKAISFVGSTEVGTHVYNLGSQHGKRVQSMMGAKNHAVVLPDANRTQTINALVGAAFGAAGQRCMATSVAVLVGKAREWLPDIKDAASKLKVNAGNEPGTDVGPVVSKRAKERVLGLIESGIKEGAKLELDGRDVKVPGYEQGNFVGPTLFSGVKTDMQVYTQEIFGPVLVTLEVDTLDEAIALVNANPFGNGTGLFTQSGAAARKFQSEIDIGQVGINIPIPVPVPFFSFTGSRGSKLGDLGPYGKQVVQFYTQTKTVTARWFDDDSVNDGVNTTISLR; from the coding sequence ATGAACGCACCCCAGACGCCCGACCAGACCAAGGTCGAGCAGGTCAAGCTGCTGATCGACGGCCAATGGGTCGAGTCGAAAACCACCGAGTGGCGCGACATCGTCAACCCGGCCACCCAGCAAGTGCTGGCGCGTGTGCCGTTCGCCACCGTCGAGGAAGTGAACGCCGCGGTGGCCGCCGCCGAGCGTGCCTTCAAGACCTGGCGCGACACCCCCATCGGCGCGCGCATGCGCATCATGCTCAAGCTGCAGGCGCTGATCCGCGAACACAGCAAGCGCATCGCCGTGACCCTCAGCGCCGAGCAGGGCAAGACCATTGCCGATGCCGAGGGCGATATCTTCCGCGGCCTGGAAGTGGTCGAGCACGCCGCCTCCATCGGCACCCTGCAGATGGGCGAGTTCGCCGAGAACGTCGCCGGCGGCGTCGACACCTACACGCTGCGCCAGCCGATCGGCGTGTGCGCCGGCATCACCCCGTTCAACTTCCCGGCGATGATCCCGCTGTGGATGTTCCCGATGGCCATCGTCTGCGGCAATACCTTCGTGCTCAAGCCGTCCGAGCAGGATCCGCTGTCGACCATGATGCTGGTCGAGCTGGCGCTGGAGGCTGGCGTGCCGGCCGGCGTGCTCAACGTGGTGCATGGCGGCAAGCAAGTGGTCGATGGCATCTGCACCCACCCGGACATCAAGGCGATCTCTTTCGTAGGCTCCACCGAAGTCGGCACCCACGTCTACAACCTGGGCAGCCAGCACGGCAAGCGCGTGCAGTCGATGATGGGCGCCAAGAACCACGCCGTGGTGCTGCCCGACGCCAACCGCACCCAGACCATCAACGCCCTGGTCGGCGCCGCCTTCGGCGCGGCCGGCCAGCGCTGCATGGCCACCTCGGTGGCGGTGCTGGTGGGCAAGGCCCGCGAATGGCTGCCGGATATCAAGGACGCGGCGAGCAAGCTCAAGGTCAATGCCGGCAACGAGCCGGGCACCGATGTCGGCCCGGTGGTCTCCAAGCGCGCCAAGGAGCGGGTGCTGGGCCTGATCGAAAGCGGCATCAAGGAGGGCGCCAAGCTCGAACTGGACGGCCGCGACGTGAAGGTGCCGGGCTACGAGCAAGGCAACTTCGTCGGCCCGACCCTGTTCTCCGGGGTGAAGACCGACATGCAGGTCTACACCCAGGAAATCTTCGGCCCGGTGTTGGTGACTTTGGAGGTGGATACCCTCGACGAGGCCATCGCCCTGGTCAACGCCAACCCGTTCGGCAACGGTACCGGCCTGTTCACCCAGAGCGGCGCGGCGGCGCGCAAGTTCCAGAGCGAGATCGACATCGGCCAGGTCGGTATCAACATCCCGATCCCGGTACCGGTGCCGTTCTTCAGCTTCACAGGTTCGCGCGGTTCCAAGCTCGGCGACCTCGGCCCGTACGGCAAGCAGGTGGTGCAGTTCTACACTCAGACCAAGACCGTCACCGCCCGCTGGTTCGACGATGACAGCGTCAATGACGGTGTGAACACCACCATCAGCCTGCGCTAA
- the mmsB gene encoding 3-hydroxyisobutyrate dehydrogenase, which translates to MRIAFIGLGNMGAPMARNLIKAGHQLNLFDLNKTVLAELAELGGQVSTSPKDAAANSDLVITMLPAAAHVRGVYLDEETGVLAGIRPGTPTVDCSTIDPQTAREVSKAAAAKGIDMGDAPVSGGTGGAAAGTLTFMVGASAELFATLKPVLEQMGRNIVHCGEVGTGQIAKICNNLLLGISMIGVSEAMALGNALGIDTKVLAGIINSSTGRCWSSDTYNPWPGIIETAPASRGYTGGFGAELMLKDLGLATEAARQAHQPVILGAVAQQLYQAMSLRGEGGKDFSAIVEGYRKKD; encoded by the coding sequence ATGCGTATCGCATTCATCGGCCTGGGCAACATGGGCGCGCCCATGGCCCGCAACCTGATCAAGGCCGGGCACCAGCTCAACCTGTTCGACCTGAACAAGACCGTGCTGGCCGAACTCGCCGAGCTGGGCGGGCAGGTCAGCACCTCGCCCAAGGACGCCGCCGCCAACAGCGACCTGGTAATCACCATGCTGCCGGCCGCCGCTCATGTGCGTGGCGTGTACCTGGACGAAGAAACCGGCGTGCTGGCCGGCATTCGCCCCGGCACCCCGACCGTGGACTGCAGCACCATCGATCCGCAGACCGCCCGTGAGGTCTCCAAGGCCGCGGCGGCCAAGGGCATCGACATGGGTGATGCGCCGGTCTCCGGCGGCACCGGTGGCGCGGCGGCCGGCACCCTGACCTTCATGGTCGGCGCCAGCGCCGAGCTGTTCGCCACGCTCAAGCCGGTGCTGGAGCAGATGGGCCGCAATATCGTGCATTGCGGCGAAGTCGGCACTGGGCAGATCGCCAAGATCTGCAACAACCTGCTGCTGGGTATCTCGATGATCGGCGTGTCCGAGGCCATGGCCCTGGGCAATGCGCTGGGCATCGACACCAAGGTGCTGGCCGGGATCATCAACAGCTCGACCGGACGTTGCTGGAGTTCGGACACCTACAACCCGTGGCCAGGCATCATCGAGACTGCCCCGGCTTCACGGGGTTACACCGGCGGCTTCGGCGCCGAACTGATGCTCAAGGACCTGGGGCTGGCCACCGAGGCCGCGCGTCAGGCGCACCAGCCGGTGATCCTGGGTGCCGTGGCCCAGCAGCTGTACCAGGCCATGAGCCTGCGCGGCGAGGGTGGCAAGGATTTCTCGGCGATCGTCGAGGGGTACCGCAAGAAGGATTGA
- a CDS encoding cupin domain-containing protein has translation MSDFITVLRETCPTPVVDATKWKRIGGDPHTVNLNAYLSADGSKIMGTWICTPGKFEVNYEKWEYCHFLDGYCIVTPEGEEPKHLKAGDVFVIEPGMKGTWEVVETVRKYFVFA, from the coding sequence ATGTCCGATTTCATCACCGTCCTGCGCGAAACCTGCCCGACCCCGGTGGTCGACGCGACCAAGTGGAAGCGCATCGGCGGCGACCCGCACACCGTCAACCTAAACGCCTACCTGTCCGCCGACGGCAGCAAGATCATGGGCACCTGGATCTGCACGCCAGGCAAGTTCGAGGTCAACTACGAGAAGTGGGAGTACTGCCATTTCCTCGATGGCTATTGCATCGTCACCCCGGAAGGCGAGGAGCCGAAGCATCTCAAGGCGGGGGATGTGTTCGTGATCGAGCCGGGGATGAAAGGGACCTGGGAAGTGGTCGAGACGGTGCGCAAGTATTTCGTCTTTGCCTGA